A DNA window from Streptomyces canus contains the following coding sequences:
- a CDS encoding ABC transporter permease/substrate binding protein, with product MPRIPLGDWVNDTVDWLLDHVSWLFDFLKTVFTGTYDGIDAVLQAPQPLLLAGIFAVIAFWLRGTLAGVLTFAGFAFIDSLELWEDAMTTLSLVLVATIIALVIAVPVGIWAARSNRVSGLVRPVLDFMQTLPAMIYLIPAILFFGTGASAGIVATLIFALAPGVRMTELGIRQVDKELVEAAEAFGTSPRDTLLRVQLPLALPTVMAGVNQVIMLGLSMAAIAGMVGTGGLGGDVNEAIGQLNVGLGSEAGVAIVILAIYLDRMTSALGTQVSPLGRRAAAKARTTQGLRIWSYRPRPQIAVIGVVVLALVAGGMGIFGGTSGEATAVSGGKDVGQGKKISIGYVPWDDGVASTFLWKEILEERGYQVDAKQFDAGPLYTSLASGNADFMTGAWLPTTHEQYWKKYGDKLDDLGAWYDKTSLELSVPSYMKDINSLADLKGKASRFGGNITGIESSAGETALLKSKVLKAYGLDKEYKVVDSSTPAMLAELKRAYAQKDPIVVTLWSPHWAYNDYDLKKLKDPKGAWGSGDGIHTVARKGFAEENPVVGQWLKGFKLDEKQLTSLEAEINKAGKGKQQDAVRTWLKQHPGLVDKLAPVKNTGTPAEAGRPIDVAWFPWDEDIAVTYLWKNVLEARGYRLNLKQMDVGPVYTGLASGDLDLNFDAWLPYAQKNYWDKSKDRLADLGTWYEPTSLEVAVPSYVKGVKSYEDLKGKAAQFDGKIIGIEPGTGEMNLLKNKVLPGYGLDKEYDVVDGSTPAMLAELKRAYARKQPVAVVLWSPHWAYSQYRLTKLKDDKKLFGEGNTIRTIANEKFPSQYPQLTKWIKGFHMSEKELGTLESEINRYGQGHEEQAVAAWLKEHPGMVGRMTPS from the coding sequence CGACGGTATCGACGCCGTCCTCCAGGCGCCCCAGCCCCTGCTGCTCGCGGGCATCTTCGCCGTGATCGCGTTCTGGCTGCGCGGCACCCTGGCCGGCGTCCTCACCTTCGCGGGATTCGCCTTCATCGACTCCCTCGAACTGTGGGAGGACGCGATGACGACCCTCTCACTGGTCCTCGTCGCCACGATCATCGCGCTGGTCATAGCCGTGCCCGTGGGTATCTGGGCGGCCCGCTCGAACCGGGTCAGCGGACTCGTCCGCCCCGTCCTGGACTTCATGCAGACGCTGCCCGCGATGATCTACCTCATCCCGGCGATCCTGTTCTTCGGCACCGGCGCCTCCGCGGGCATCGTCGCCACCCTGATCTTCGCGCTCGCCCCCGGTGTCCGCATGACCGAGCTCGGCATCCGCCAGGTCGACAAGGAGCTCGTCGAGGCCGCCGAGGCGTTCGGCACCAGCCCCCGCGACACCCTCCTGCGCGTCCAGCTGCCGCTCGCGCTGCCCACCGTGATGGCGGGCGTCAACCAGGTCATCATGCTCGGCCTGTCGATGGCCGCGATCGCCGGCATGGTCGGCACCGGCGGCCTCGGCGGCGACGTCAACGAGGCGATCGGCCAGCTCAACGTGGGCCTCGGCTCCGAGGCCGGTGTCGCCATCGTGATCCTCGCGATCTACCTCGACCGCATGACCAGCGCGCTGGGCACCCAGGTCTCCCCGCTGGGCCGCCGCGCCGCCGCCAAGGCCCGCACCACCCAGGGGCTCAGGATCTGGTCCTACCGCCCCCGTCCGCAGATCGCCGTGATCGGCGTCGTCGTCCTCGCCCTCGTCGCGGGCGGCATGGGGATCTTCGGCGGCACCTCGGGCGAGGCCACGGCCGTCTCCGGCGGCAAGGACGTCGGCCAGGGCAAGAAGATCAGCATCGGTTACGTCCCCTGGGACGACGGCGTCGCCTCCACCTTCCTCTGGAAGGAGATCCTGGAGGAACGCGGCTACCAGGTGGACGCCAAGCAGTTCGACGCCGGGCCGCTCTACACCTCCCTCGCCTCCGGCAACGCCGACTTCATGACCGGCGCCTGGCTGCCGACGACCCACGAGCAGTACTGGAAGAAGTACGGCGACAAGCTCGACGACCTCGGCGCCTGGTACGACAAGACCTCCCTCGAGCTGAGCGTGCCGTCGTACATGAAGGACATCAACTCCCTGGCCGACCTCAAGGGCAAGGCCTCTCGGTTCGGCGGGAACATCACCGGCATCGAGTCGAGCGCCGGTGAGACGGCCCTGCTGAAGAGCAAGGTCCTGAAGGCGTACGGCCTCGACAAGGAGTACAAGGTCGTCGACAGCTCCACGCCCGCCATGCTGGCCGAGCTGAAGCGGGCGTACGCGCAGAAGGACCCGATCGTCGTCACGCTCTGGTCGCCGCACTGGGCGTACAACGACTACGACCTGAAGAAGCTCAAGGACCCCAAGGGTGCCTGGGGCTCGGGCGACGGCATCCACACGGTGGCCCGCAAGGGCTTCGCCGAGGAGAATCCGGTCGTCGGACAGTGGCTGAAGGGCTTCAAGCTGGACGAGAAGCAGCTCACCAGCCTGGAGGCCGAGATCAACAAGGCGGGCAAGGGCAAGCAGCAGGACGCCGTGCGCACCTGGCTGAAGCAGCACCCCGGCCTGGTCGACAAGCTGGCCCCCGTCAAGAACACCGGAACTCCCGCCGAGGCCGGGCGCCCGATCGACGTGGCCTGGTTCCCCTGGGACGAGGACATCGCCGTCACGTATCTCTGGAAGAACGTCCTGGAGGCCCGCGGCTACCGGCTCAACCTCAAGCAGATGGACGTGGGACCGGTCTACACGGGCCTGGCCTCCGGAGACCTGGACCTCAACTTCGACGCCTGGCTGCCGTACGCCCAGAAGAACTACTGGGACAAGAGCAAGGACCGACTCGCCGACCTCGGCACCTGGTACGAGCCGACCTCGCTGGAGGTCGCTGTGCCCTCGTACGTCAAGGGTGTGAAGTCCTACGAGGACCTGAAGGGCAAGGCCGCCCAGTTCGACGGGAAGATCATCGGCATCGAGCCCGGCACCGGCGAGATGAACCTCCTCAAGAACAAGGTCCTGCCCGGCTACGGCCTCGACAAGGAGTACGACGTCGTCGACGGCTCCACGCCCGCGATGCTGGCCGAGCTCAAGCGCGCCTACGCCAGGAAGCAGCCCGTCGCCGTCGTCCTGTGGTCCCCGCACTGGGCCTACAGCCAGTACCGCCTCACCAAGCTGAAGGACGACAAGAAGCTCTTCGGCGAGGGCAACACGATCCGCACCATCGCCAACGAGAAGTTCCCCTCGCAGTATCCGCAGCTCACCAAGTGGATCAAGGGCTTCCACATGAGCGAGAAAGAGCTCGGTACCCTGGAGAGCGAGATCAACAGGTACGGCCAGGGTCACGAGGAGCAGGCGGTCGCCGCCTGGCTGAAGGAGCATCCGGGGATGGTCGGGCGGATGACACCGTCATAA
- a CDS encoding helix-turn-helix domain-containing protein encodes MGDHKEQPLRVGAAVRRRRRALELTLAVVAERSGLSVPFLSQIENERARPSRGSLEKVADALRTTAVELLAAADPACSVDVVHAEGPEADYEPRMRSLVRGHHQMHAQEFTGDHDAGREFQYRNDQLMYVADGAVDVEAEGRAYRLGRGDTLYLTGGVRHRWRATVADTRVVVVAVAEHIEAVRDRPRR; translated from the coding sequence ATGGGCGACCACAAAGAACAGCCCCTTCGGGTCGGCGCGGCCGTGCGCCGCAGGCGCCGCGCGCTGGAGCTCACTCTCGCCGTCGTGGCCGAGCGCAGCGGCCTGTCGGTCCCCTTCCTGAGCCAGATCGAGAACGAACGCGCCCGCCCCAGCCGCGGCTCCCTGGAGAAGGTCGCCGACGCCCTGCGCACCACGGCCGTCGAACTCCTCGCCGCCGCCGACCCGGCGTGCAGCGTCGACGTCGTGCACGCCGAGGGCCCGGAGGCGGACTACGAACCCCGGATGCGTTCCCTGGTGCGCGGTCACCACCAGATGCACGCCCAGGAGTTCACCGGCGATCATGACGCGGGGCGTGAATTCCAGTACCGCAACGACCAGTTGATGTACGTCGCGGACGGCGCGGTGGACGTCGAGGCGGAGGGGCGCGCCTACCGGCTGGGCCGCGGCGACACCCTGTACCTCACCGGCGGGGTGCGGCACCGCTGGCGGGCGACCGTGGCGGACACCCGCGTGGTCGTCGTCGCCGTGGCCGAACACATCGAGGCGGTCCGGGACCGGCCCCGGCGGTGA